From a region of the Solanum stenotomum isolate F172 chromosome 2, ASM1918654v1, whole genome shotgun sequence genome:
- the LOC125854230 gene encoding premnaspirodiene oxygenase-like isoform X2: protein MEYQHLPYFIFISLVLFLSSFFLVSQKWKKSKSPNKTLPPGPWRLPFIGNLHQLMSDLPHRSLRNLSKKYGPIMHLRFGNISTIVVSSSEMAKEIMKTQDLHFVDRPQILSASIIFYDCTDIAFSSYGDYWRNMRKVCVLELLSTKMVKSFASIRQEEISNLISSLRSSTPDSLINLSNNIFWFTNTVTCRSVSGKIIHDRNKFIMLVKDICSLIGGFDLTDLFPSQKFLHNISGMKSKLSKAHSKVDEILEKIINDHRDNRAKGKIFNGESGSEDFVDALLRVMESEEFGLPITNQNIKAVILDMFLAGTETTSTTIIWAFLELMKNPRVMEKAQLKVRERLDGKKTFNATDLEELNYLQFVIKETLRLHPPAPLLIPRECREETKIDGYPIPVKTKVLVNAWSIGRDPKYWHNSESFIPERFENSSIDFRENHFEFIPFGAGRRMCPGMLFGLVNVAHPLSQLLYHFDWKVPNGVNPNDLDTIETEGLTARRKNDLYLIATPFGLSK from the exons ATGGAGTATCAACATTTACCATACTTCATCTTTATCTCACTTGTTCTCTTCCTCTCCTCTTTCTTCCTTGtatctcaaaaatggaaaaaatcaaaatctccAAACAAAACATTGCCTCCTGGACCATGGAGACTACCTTTTATAGGAAACTTGCATCAATTAATGAGCGATCTACCACATCGTTCACTTAGAAATCTATCAAAAAAATATGGCCCAATCATGCACTTACGTTTTGGAAATATTTCAACAATTGTTGTATCTTCATCAGAAATGGCAAaggaaatcatgaaaactcaagaCCTCCATTTTGTAGATAGGCCACAAATTTTGTCCGCGAGTATCATATTTTATGATTGCACGGACATAGCCTTTAGTTCATATGGAGATTACTGGAGAAATATGCGAAAGGTTTGTGTTCTAGAACTTCTTAGTACAAAAATGGTCAAATCATTTGCTTCAATTCGACAAGAAGAGATATCAAATCTCATTTCATCTCTCCGTTCTAGTACACCTGACTCATTGATCAACTTATCCAACAATATTTTTTGGTTTACAAATACTGTAACTTGTAGGTCAGTATCTGGAAAAATCATACATGATCGAAATAAGTTTATAATGTTGGTAAAAGATATTTGTTCATTAATTGGAGGATTCGACTTAACTGATTTATTCCCTTCCCAAAAGTTCCTTCATAATATCAGTGGAATGAAATCCAAATTGTCAAAGGCACACTCAAAGGTTGATGAAATTTTGGAGAAAATCATTAATGATCATCGAGATAATCGAGCAAAAGGTAAGATATTTAATGGTGAGTCTGGAAGTGAAGATTTTGTTGATGCTTTACTTAGAGTAATGGAGAGCGAAGAATTTGGACTTCCCATTACAAATCAAAACATTAAAGCAGTCATACTT GACATGTTTCTAGCAGGAACTGAAACAACTTCCACCACAATAATTTGGGCATTTTTAGAACTAATGAAAAATCCACGTGTCATGGAGAAAGCACAACTCAAAGTGAGAGAGCGATTGGATGGGAAAAAAACATTTAACGCTACTGATTTGGAAGAGTTGAACTACTTGCAATTCGTTATCAAAGAAACATTAAGGCTACACCCTCCGGCTCCTCTATTAATCCCAAGGGAATGTAGAGAGGAAACAAAGATCGATGGATACCCAATACCTGTGAAAACCAAAGTTCTGGTTAATGCATGGTCGATTGGTAGAGATCCCAAATACTGGCATAATTCAGAAAGCTTTATACCTGAGAGATTTGAGAATAGTAGTATTGACTTCAGAGAAAATCACTTTGAATTTATTCCGTTTGGTGCAGGAAGAAGAATGTGTCCCGGAATGTTATTTGGTTTAGTTAATGTTGCACATCCTTTATCCCAATTACTTTATCACTTTGATTGGAAG
- the LOC125854230 gene encoding premnaspirodiene oxygenase-like isoform X1, producing MEYQHLPYFIFISLVLFLSSFFLVSQKWKKSKSPNKTLPPGPWRLPFIGNLHQLMSDLPHRSLRNLSKKYGPIMHLRFGNISTIVVSSSEMAKEIMKTQDLHFVDRPQILSASIIFYDCTDIAFSSYGDYWRNMRKVCVLELLSTKMVKSFASIRQEEISNLISSLRSSTPDSLINLSNNIFWFTNTVTCRSVSGKIIHDRNKFIMLVKDICSLIGGFDLTDLFPSQKFLHNISGMKSKLSKAHSKVDEILEKIINDHRDNRAKGKIFNGESGSEDFVDALLRVMESEEFGLPITNQNIKAVILDMFLAGTETTSTTIIWAFLELMKNPRVMEKAQLKVRERLDGKKTFNATDLEELNYLQFVIKETLRLHPPAPLLIPRECREETKIDGYPIPVKTKVLVNAWSIGRDPKYWHNSESFIPERFENSSIDFRENHFEFIPFGAGRRMCPGMLFGLVNVAHPLSQLLYHFDWKVPHGVNPNDLDMIETEGLTARRKNDLYLIATPFGLSK from the exons ATGGAGTATCAACATTTACCATACTTCATCTTTATCTCACTTGTTCTCTTCCTCTCCTCTTTCTTCCTTGtatctcaaaaatggaaaaaatcaaaatctccAAACAAAACATTGCCTCCTGGACCATGGAGACTACCTTTTATAGGAAACTTGCATCAATTAATGAGCGATCTACCACATCGTTCACTTAGAAATCTATCAAAAAAATATGGCCCAATCATGCACTTACGTTTTGGAAATATTTCAACAATTGTTGTATCTTCATCAGAAATGGCAAaggaaatcatgaaaactcaagaCCTCCATTTTGTAGATAGGCCACAAATTTTGTCCGCGAGTATCATATTTTATGATTGCACGGACATAGCCTTTAGTTCATATGGAGATTACTGGAGAAATATGCGAAAGGTTTGTGTTCTAGAACTTCTTAGTACAAAAATGGTCAAATCATTTGCTTCAATTCGACAAGAAGAGATATCAAATCTCATTTCATCTCTCCGTTCTAGTACACCTGACTCATTGATCAACTTATCCAACAATATTTTTTGGTTTACAAATACTGTAACTTGTAGGTCAGTATCTGGAAAAATCATACATGATCGAAATAAGTTTATAATGTTGGTAAAAGATATTTGTTCATTAATTGGAGGATTCGACTTAACTGATTTATTCCCTTCCCAAAAGTTCCTTCATAATATCAGTGGAATGAAATCCAAATTGTCAAAGGCACACTCAAAGGTTGATGAAATTTTGGAGAAAATCATTAATGATCATCGAGATAATCGAGCAAAAGGTAAGATATTTAATGGTGAGTCTGGAAGTGAAGATTTTGTTGATGCTTTACTTAGAGTAATGGAGAGCGAAGAATTTGGACTTCCCATTACAAATCAAAACATTAAAGCAGTCATACTT GACATGTTTCTAGCAGGAACTGAAACAACTTCCACCACAATAATTTGGGCATTTTTAGAACTAATGAAAAATCCACGTGTCATGGAGAAAGCACAACTCAAAGTGAGAGAGCGATTGGATGGGAAAAAAACATTTAACGCTACTGATTTGGAAGAGTTGAACTACTTGCAATTCGTTATCAAAGAAACATTAAGGCTACACCCTCCGGCTCCTCTATTAATCCCAAGGGAATGTAGAGAGGAAACAAAGATCGATGGATACCCAATACCTGTGAAAACCAAAGTTCTGGTTAATGCATGGTCGATTGGTAGAGATCCCAAATACTGGCATAATTCAGAAAGCTTTATACCTGAGAGATTTGAGAATAGTAGTATTGACTTCAGAGAAAATCACTTTGAATTTATTCCGTTTGGTGCAGGAAGAAGAATGTGTCCCGGAATGTTATTTGGTTTAGTTAATGTTGCACATCCTTTATCCCAATTACTTTATCACTTTGATTGGAAGGTCCCTCATGGAGTTAATCCAAATGATTTGGACATGATTGAAACAGAAGGATTAACAGCCAGGAGAAAGAATGATCTTTATTTAATTGCTACTCCATTTGGTCTCTCTAAATAA